In the Mus pahari chromosome 19, PAHARI_EIJ_v1.1, whole genome shotgun sequence genome, one interval contains:
- the Foxa3 gene encoding hepatocyte nuclear factor 3-gamma isoform X2 yields the protein MLGSVKMEAHDLAEWSYYPEAGEVYSPVNPVPTMAPLNSYMTLNPLSSPYPPGGLQASPLPTGPLAPPAPTAPLGPTFPSLGTGGGTGGSASGYVAPGPGLVHGKEMAKGYRRPLAHAKPPYSYISLITMAIQQAPGKMLTLSEIYQWIMDLFPYYRENQQRWQNSIRHSLSFNDCFVKVARSPDKPGKGSYWALHPSSGNMFENGCYLRRQKRFKLEEKAKKGNSATSTNRNGTAGSATSATTAATAVTSPAQPQPTPSEPEAQSGEDVGGLDCASPPSSTPYFTGLELPGELKLDAPYNFNHPFSINNLMSEQTSTPSKLDVGFGGYGAESGEPGVYYQSLYSRSLLNAS from the exons ATGCTGGGCTCAGTGAAGATGGAGGCCCATGACCTGGCCGAGTGGAGCTACTACCCGGAGGCGGGCGAG gtGTATTCTCCAGTGAATCCCGTGCCCACCATGGCCCCTCTCAACTCCTACATGACCTTGAACCCACTCAGCTCTCCCTACCCTCCCGGAGGGCTTCAGGCCTCCCCACTGCCTACAGGACCCCTggcacccccagcccccaccgcGCCCCTGGGGCCCACCTTCCCAAGCTTGGGCACTGGTGGTGGCACCGGAGGCAGTGCTTCCGGGTATGTAGCCCCAGGGCCCGGGCTTGTACATGGAAAGGAGATGGCAAAGGGGTACCGGCGGCCACTGGCCCACGCCAAACCACCATATTCCTACATCTCTCTCATAACCATGGCTATTCAGCAGGCTCCAGGCAAGATGCTGACCCTGAGTGAAATCTACCAATGGATCATGGACCTCTTCCCATACTACCGGGAGAACCAGCAACGTTGGCAGAACTCCATCCGGCATTCGCTGTCCTTCAATGACTGCTTCGTCAAGGTGGCACGCTCCCCAGACAAGCCGGGCAAAGGCTCCTACTGGGCCTTgcatcccagctctgggaacaTGTTTGAGAACGGCTGCTATCTCCGTCGTCAGAAGCGCTTCAAGCTGGAGgagaaggcaaagaaaggaaacagtgCCACATCCACCAACAGGAATGGTACTGCGGGATCAGCCACCTCTGCCACCACGGCTGCCACTGCAGTCACCTCCCCTGCTCAGCCCCAGCCTACACCTTCTGAGCCCGAGGCCCAGAGTGGGGAAGATGTGGGGGGTCTGGACTGCGCCTCACCTCCTTCGTCCACACCTTATTTCACCGGCCTGGAGCTCCCGGGGGAACTGAAGTTGGATGCGCCCTACAACTTCAACCACCCTTTCTCTATCAACAACCTGATGTCAGAACAGACATCAACACCTTCCAAACTGGATGTGGGGTTTGGGGGCTACGGGGCTGAGAGTGGGGAGCCTGGAGTCTACTACCAGAGCCTCTATTCCCGCTCTCTGCTTAATGCATCCTAG
- the Foxa3 gene encoding hepatocyte nuclear factor 3-gamma isoform X1 → METKASGKWSSLRSGVPLPRRLADVSVESAVYSPVNPVPTMAPLNSYMTLNPLSSPYPPGGLQASPLPTGPLAPPAPTAPLGPTFPSLGTGGGTGGSASGYVAPGPGLVHGKEMAKGYRRPLAHAKPPYSYISLITMAIQQAPGKMLTLSEIYQWIMDLFPYYRENQQRWQNSIRHSLSFNDCFVKVARSPDKPGKGSYWALHPSSGNMFENGCYLRRQKRFKLEEKAKKGNSATSTNRNGTAGSATSATTAATAVTSPAQPQPTPSEPEAQSGEDVGGLDCASPPSSTPYFTGLELPGELKLDAPYNFNHPFSINNLMSEQTSTPSKLDVGFGGYGAESGEPGVYYQSLYSRSLLNAS, encoded by the exons ATGGAAACGAAGGCTTCTGGGAAATGGAGTTCCCTGCGGTCCGGAGTCCCTCTCCCTAGACGGCTGGCTGACGTTAGCGTGGAGAGTGCT gtGTATTCTCCAGTGAATCCCGTGCCCACCATGGCCCCTCTCAACTCCTACATGACCTTGAACCCACTCAGCTCTCCCTACCCTCCCGGAGGGCTTCAGGCCTCCCCACTGCCTACAGGACCCCTggcacccccagcccccaccgcGCCCCTGGGGCCCACCTTCCCAAGCTTGGGCACTGGTGGTGGCACCGGAGGCAGTGCTTCCGGGTATGTAGCCCCAGGGCCCGGGCTTGTACATGGAAAGGAGATGGCAAAGGGGTACCGGCGGCCACTGGCCCACGCCAAACCACCATATTCCTACATCTCTCTCATAACCATGGCTATTCAGCAGGCTCCAGGCAAGATGCTGACCCTGAGTGAAATCTACCAATGGATCATGGACCTCTTCCCATACTACCGGGAGAACCAGCAACGTTGGCAGAACTCCATCCGGCATTCGCTGTCCTTCAATGACTGCTTCGTCAAGGTGGCACGCTCCCCAGACAAGCCGGGCAAAGGCTCCTACTGGGCCTTgcatcccagctctgggaacaTGTTTGAGAACGGCTGCTATCTCCGTCGTCAGAAGCGCTTCAAGCTGGAGgagaaggcaaagaaaggaaacagtgCCACATCCACCAACAGGAATGGTACTGCGGGATCAGCCACCTCTGCCACCACGGCTGCCACTGCAGTCACCTCCCCTGCTCAGCCCCAGCCTACACCTTCTGAGCCCGAGGCCCAGAGTGGGGAAGATGTGGGGGGTCTGGACTGCGCCTCACCTCCTTCGTCCACACCTTATTTCACCGGCCTGGAGCTCCCGGGGGAACTGAAGTTGGATGCGCCCTACAACTTCAACCACCCTTTCTCTATCAACAACCTGATGTCAGAACAGACATCAACACCTTCCAAACTGGATGTGGGGTTTGGGGGCTACGGGGCTGAGAGTGGGGAGCCTGGAGTCTACTACCAGAGCCTCTATTCCCGCTCTCTGCTTAATGCATCCTAG
- the Irf2bp1 gene encoding interferon regulatory factor 2-binding protein 1 yields MASVQASRRQWCYLCDLPKMPWAMVWDFSEAVCRGCVNFEGADRIELLIDAARQLKRSHVLPEGRSPGPPALKHPTSKDLASTGSQGSQLPPPQAQAQPSGTGGSVSGPDRYDRATSSSRLALPSPALEYTLGSRLANGLGREEAVAEGARRALLGSIPSLMPPGLLAAAVSGLGGRALTLAPGLSPARPLFGSDFEKEKQQRNADCLAELNEAMRGRAEEWHGRPKAVREQLLALSACAPFNVRFKKDHGLVGRVFAFDATARPPGYEFELKLFTEYPCGSGNVYAGVLAVARQMFHDALREPGKALASSGFKYLEYERRHGSGEWRQLGELLTDGVRSFREPAPAEALPQQYPEPAPAALCGPPPRAPSRNLAPTPRRRKASPEPEGETAGKMTTEEQQQRHWVAPGGPYSTETPGVPSPIAALKNVAEALGHSPKDPGGGGGSVRAGGASPAASSTTQPPAQHRLVARNGEAEVSPTAGAEAVSGGGSGTGATPGAPLCCTLCRERLEDTHFVQCPSVPGHKFCFPCSREFIKAQGPAGEVYCPSGDKCPLVGSSVPWAFMQGEIATILAGDIKVKKERDP; encoded by the coding sequence ATGGCGTCCGTGCAAGCGTCCCGCCGCCAGTGGTGCTACCTGTGCGACCTGCCCAAGATGCCGTGGGCCATGGTGTGGGACTTCAGCGAGGCTGTGTGCCGCGGGTGCGTGAATTTCGAGGGCGCGGACCGCATCGAGCTGCTCATCGACGCCGCCCGCCAGCTCAAGCGCAGCCACGTGCTCCCCGAGGGCCGCTCGCCCGGACCCCCGGCTCTCAAGCACCCGACCTCCAAGGACCTAGCCTCCACGGGCTCCCAGGGCTCCCAGTTGCCACCCCCGCAGGCCCAGGCGCAGCCATCGGGGACCGGAGGTAGCGTCTCAGGCCCGGACCGCTATGACAGGGCTACTTCATCCAGCCGCCTGGCGCTGCCTTCGCCGGCTTTGGAATACACCCTGGGGTCCCGCTTGGCCAACGGGCTGGGCCGCGAGGAGGCCGTGGCGGAAGGGGCACGCAGGGCTTTGCTTGGCTCCATCCCCAGCTTGATGCCCCCCGGGCTGCTGGCAGCTGCAGTGTCTGGCCTCGGAGGCCGAGCTCTAACGCTGGCACCTGGCTTAAGCCCCGCTCGTCCACTTTTCGGCTCCGATTTcgagaaggagaagcagcagaggaaTGCGGACTGTTTGGCAGAATTGAACGAGGCCATGCGGGGCCGGGCGGAGGAGTGGCATGGGCGTCCCAAGGCTGTAAGGGAACAGCTACTGGCGCTGTCCGCCTGTGCCCCTTTCAATGTCCGATTCAAGAAGGACCACGGGCTGGTGGGACGGGTGTTCGCCTTTGATGCCACTGCCCGCCCTCCGGGCTATGAGTTCGAGCTGAAGCTCTTCACCGAATACCCCTGTGGTTCTGGCAATGTGTACGCGGGGGTCCTTGCAGTGGCTCGCCAGATGTTTCATGATGCTCTTCGAGAGCCAGGGAAGGCCCTGGCCTCATCGGGCTTCAAGTACCTCGAGTATGAACGCCGCCACGGCTCAGGGGAATGGCGCCAGTTAGGAGAGCTGCTTACGGATGGGGTCCGCAGCTTCCGAGAGCCTGCTCCCGCGGAGGCCCTGCCCCAGCAGTACCCAGAACCGGCCCCTGCTGCTCTGTGTGGCCCACCTCCAAGAGCCCCATCCCGGAACCTGGCGCCCACCCCACGTCGTCGCAAAGCATCCCCTGAGCCCGAGGGCGAGACAGCTGGGAAGATGACCACGGAGGAGCAGCAACAGCGGCACTGGGTGGCACCAGGCGGTCCATACTCTACAGAGACCCCTGGTGTGCCCTCACCTATTGCTGCCCTCAAGAATGTGGCCGAGGCTCTGGGCCACTCACCCAAGGACCCTGGTGGGGGTGGAGGCTCTGTCCGCGCAGGGGGTGCTAGCCCTGCCGCTTCCTCCACGACCCAACCACCAGCCCAGCATCGTCTGGTGGCACGCAATGGAGAGGCAGAAGTCAGTCCCACTGCCGGGGCTGAAGCTGTCAGCGGGGGTGGTAGCGGCACAGGGGCGACCCCTGGAGCCCCCTTGTGCTGTACCCTGTgcagagaaaggctggaagacacCCACTTCGTGCAGTGTCCCTCGGTACCTGGACACAAGTTCTGCTTTCCTTGCTCCCGAGAGTTTATCAAGGCACAGGGCCCAGCCGGAGAGGTGTACTGCCCCAGTGGAGACAAATGTCCACTGGTGGGTTCCTCTGTCCCCTGGGCCTTCATGCAGGGTGAGATCGCTACTATTCTTGCTGGTGACATCAAGGTCAAGAAAGAAAGGGACCCCTAG